The genomic region ATCCTCCGTCCTTGCTGAAGCGTGAATAGTGAAGGGTGATGAGTGAAGAGTAAAGGGGCAATCAGGACACGGAGAGGCGAAGATGGGATTGGAGCCAGCGGGCGGCTTTGCCCAGCACCACGGGGGCGGGCTGAGAAACGTAACCGAGATCTCGACGGATTTTCGCGTCGGAGTAGTACCAGTACCGCTTCGCCGCGATCAGGACCATACCCATTTCGAGTTTGAGCCGGCTGTACAGAAATCGTTCCACGGGTACCAGTGCCGCGCGCGGAAGTCGATAGAAGATGTTCAGCAAGGCGGGATTCACGGCTCGACGAGGAGCCTTGATACCCGTCGCGCTCTCCAGGATCCGGTACATCTCACGATATTCCAGGTTCTCCCCGCCCGAGAGATATTTTTCTCCGGCCTTGCCCTTTTCCAGGCCGAGGACCAGGGATGCGCCCGCGTCATCCACGCCCTGCACGTTGATCCCGCCGTCCAGGTACACGCTCATCTGCCCCTTCAAATAGGGGACGATGGCGCGCGACGAAGAGAGATACACATCGCCTTCTCCAAAGCAAAAATTGGGATACACGGTGACCACCGGCACGCCCTTCCCGACGAACTCGTCCCTCGCCTC from Nitrospirota bacterium harbors:
- a CDS encoding NAD-dependent epimerase/dehydratase family protein — encoded protein: MAKERVYVSGATGFIGSHTMRVLTERGYRVRISRRKSSKIENLAAHQNGVEILDGDLGDLAFAKECVKGCDGVIHLAGWVRMSVDPKLEQEVIRSNYQTTRNVFEACRAAGTPRVVFLGSIFGFGRGEGREAADETVQFNLEDLARKVPYVRAKKQCEEARDEFVGKGVPVVTVYPNFCFGEGDVYLSSSRAIVPYLKGQMSVYLDGGINVQGVDDAGASLVLGLEKGKAGEKYLSGGENLEYREMYRILESATGIKAPRRAVNPALLNIFYRLPRAALVPVERFLYSRLKLEMGMVLIAAKRYWYYSDAKIRRDLGYVSQPAPVVLGKAARWLQSHLRLSVS